The proteins below are encoded in one region of Methanosarcina barkeri 3:
- the nikC gene encoding nickel transporter permease gives MIKLLKNRQIALSLIILGGLIFMAIFAGFLAPYDYTEKDLQNRLQPPSFDHLFGTDNLGRDILTMVIYGARASLLVGFAVVSISLVIGMTLGVLAGYYGGCLDEIIMRLTDSFLAFPSMFLALAITAFLGQGMENMMLALIAVEWTVFARVARGSTLDVKTKGYVRASRWIGASNAYVMIKHVLPNIISPVLIMASLGIGNVILAAAGLSFLGLGVQPSTPEWGAMLNAGRTYFTTAPWLMLFPGLFIMITVLAFNYFGDGLRDALDQKMKNIELEGRF, from the coding sequence ATGATAAAACTTCTTAAAAACCGACAGATTGCTCTTTCCCTGATAATTCTCGGCGGGCTTATCTTCATGGCCATATTTGCCGGTTTTTTAGCCCCATATGATTACACGGAAAAAGACCTGCAGAACCGTCTGCAGCCTCCGTCTTTCGATCACCTTTTCGGGACCGATAACCTTGGCCGCGATATCCTTACAATGGTAATATACGGTGCACGAGCATCACTTTTAGTCGGGTTTGCGGTTGTTAGCATTTCACTTGTAATAGGAATGACGCTTGGCGTTCTGGCAGGGTATTACGGAGGGTGTCTGGATGAGATTATCATGCGGCTAACGGACAGTTTCCTTGCTTTTCCGTCAATGTTTCTGGCACTTGCAATTACAGCGTTTTTGGGACAGGGGATGGAAAACATGATGCTTGCTTTAATTGCTGTCGAGTGGACAGTGTTTGCAAGGGTTGCACGAGGTTCAACACTTGACGTCAAGACAAAAGGCTATGTTCGGGCATCCAGGTGGATTGGTGCTTCAAATGCTTATGTAATGATAAAGCATGTTCTTCCCAACATTATATCTCCTGTTTTGATCATGGCATCGCTTGGGATCGGTAATGTGATTCTGGCAGCGGCCGGTTTAAGCTTCCTCGGACTTGGGGTGCAGCCGTCAACACCGGAATGGGGTGCAATGTTGAATGCAGGCCGTACATATTTCACAACCGCTCCCTGGCTGATGCTTTTCCCGGGTCTTTTTATAATGATAACTGTTCTTGCATTCAACTATTTCGGCGATGGGTTGAGGGATGCACTTGACCAGAAGATGAAAAATATTGAACTTGAAGGGAGGTTCTGA
- a CDS encoding ABC transporter substrate-binding protein yields MNIDVFLSGLEITICRITQPDNYNFSTGRGIDMVLRTKLSFACTTVFFIAVVICSGCVQTEGSEEKVLRVALTTGPDTGGSLDPSISWEGWPMRRTGIYETLFSYDENMNLQPELATGYKQLNDTKWEIQLRRNVTFHDGTIMDADAVIYSINRVLDSSNSRSSEYSFIKNVYKTDDYTVVVETNESYAPIILMFTDTIMSIVSPDAENLDTEPVGTGPYKFVSFEPGASIELVKNPDYWGEAPKIGRIIIQYSKDAAARTLLLKSGDVDIARDVLQSEYAALEADPDTNIVSKETLRTYFMYINEGKAPFNDVKVRQALNYAIDRQEIVDTALEGVAGSPAVGIFPDIMPWSANDRIEAYEYNPEKALELFAEAGIKQGNDGKLYYNGKPFTIEIQTYTKQAAHQPMAEVIAAQFEKIGITTTIKIAETNSINADAVSGNYDLALYSWGVAPVGDPDYFVSSHFLSTGTYASTWLRYSNPQVDEWILEARAETDKEKRTKLYDMIQEQVQNDAVLISIAYKKEIDGLSPNLKGFEIYPNEYTFITKEMELA; encoded by the coding sequence ATGAATATTGATGTTTTTTTATCCGGGCTGGAAATTACGATATGCCGTATTACCCAGCCGGATAATTACAATTTTTCTACTGGAAGAGGTATTGACATGGTGTTAAGGACAAAGTTATCATTTGCCTGCACGACAGTTTTTTTTATTGCAGTCGTCATCTGTTCGGGTTGTGTTCAGACAGAGGGTTCTGAAGAAAAAGTTCTTCGCGTGGCTCTCACAACTGGCCCTGATACAGGAGGAAGCCTTGATCCTTCTATTTCATGGGAAGGTTGGCCGATGAGAAGAACCGGAATATATGAGACTCTCTTCTCTTACGACGAAAATATGAATCTCCAGCCTGAACTTGCAACAGGTTATAAACAGTTAAATGATACAAAATGGGAAATTCAGCTCCGCAGGAACGTAACCTTCCATGACGGAACTATAATGGACGCCGATGCCGTGATTTATTCCATCAACAGAGTTCTTGACTCCTCAAACAGCAGGTCATCAGAATACTCTTTTATCAAAAACGTCTACAAAACCGATGACTACACAGTCGTCGTTGAAACAAACGAATCATATGCACCAATTATTCTCATGTTCACAGACACCATCATGTCAATTGTAAGTCCTGATGCAGAAAACCTTGATACCGAACCTGTCGGAACTGGACCATACAAATTTGTCTCGTTCGAACCGGGTGCCAGTATAGAACTGGTAAAGAATCCTGATTACTGGGGTGAAGCGCCAAAAATTGGCAGAATAATTATCCAGTACAGCAAAGATGCTGCTGCAAGAACTCTTCTGCTCAAATCAGGCGATGTTGACATTGCAAGGGATGTCCTGCAAAGCGAGTACGCAGCCCTTGAAGCTGACCCTGACACTAATATCGTATCCAAAGAAACGCTTAGAACCTACTTCATGTACATTAACGAAGGAAAAGCACCGTTCAACGATGTAAAGGTTCGCCAGGCACTTAATTATGCAATTGATCGGCAGGAAATCGTTGATACTGCCCTCGAAGGTGTTGCCGGCTCTCCGGCAGTTGGAATATTCCCGGACATCATGCCCTGGAGTGCGAACGACAGGATTGAAGCTTACGAATATAACCCTGAAAAAGCCCTTGAACTCTTTGCCGAAGCGGGAATCAAGCAAGGAAATGATGGTAAACTCTATTACAACGGTAAACCGTTCACAATTGAAATCCAGACATATACAAAACAGGCAGCGCACCAGCCAATGGCAGAAGTAATTGCCGCCCAGTTTGAAAAAATCGGCATCACCACTACAATAAAAATTGCCGAAACAAACTCAATTAATGCCGATGCAGTATCAGGAAATTATGACCTTGCACTTTATTCATGGGGTGTCGCACCTGTAGGAGACCCTGACTATTTCGTATCAAGTCACTTCCTTTCAACCGGAACTTATGCATCCACATGGCTCCGCTATTCCAATCCTCAGGTTGATGAGTGGATTCTTGAAGCAAGGGCTGAGACAGACAAAGAAAAACGTACAAAACTCTACGACATGATTCAGGAACAGGTCCAGAATGATGCGGTACTGATCTCTATCGCATACAAGAAGGAAATTGACGGACTTTCCCCCAATCTCAAAGGTTTTGAAATTTATCCAAACGAATACACATTCATTACAAAGGAAATGGAACTTGCCTGA
- the nikB gene encoding nickel ABC transporter permease: MLNDYFIRRVLYLVPVLIFISFMSFSLIYIAPGDPAEIMMTSPSGGYDEAAVEAFRIAHGLDQPFYIQYLNWLKNAAVGDFGYSYMSEQSVFETVLNAFENTLKLSVLALAIALVIAIPLGVVSALKHNTIVDDTCRFGALLGVSIPNFWQAYLMIIFFSVIVHWLPASGFGHGTDISYMILPAAVLGTGSAAVMMRMIRSSMLDVMGKEYIQTARGKGLSEKIVIVRHALKNALVPVITVIGLSIGFLLNGSVVVETIFGWSGIGNLVVDSILSHDYMMVQGSVLFVAVIFLLINFFVDLVYVWANPEIRYDKTS, encoded by the coding sequence ATGCTAAATGATTATTTCATCCGTCGGGTTTTATATCTGGTCCCTGTCCTCATATTTATCTCATTCATGAGTTTTTCACTCATCTATATCGCACCTGGCGACCCTGCAGAGATTATGATGACGAGCCCCTCAGGTGGATATGATGAAGCAGCTGTTGAAGCTTTCCGCATAGCCCACGGTCTTGACCAGCCGTTTTACATCCAGTACTTGAACTGGCTTAAAAATGCGGCTGTCGGAGACTTTGGCTACTCGTACATGAGCGAACAGTCGGTATTTGAAACTGTTCTGAATGCATTCGAGAATACGCTGAAACTTTCCGTTCTTGCCCTTGCAATTGCTCTTGTTATTGCTATCCCTCTCGGCGTAGTTTCAGCTCTGAAACATAATACCATTGTTGACGACACCTGTCGTTTTGGCGCTCTTCTCGGAGTATCCATTCCTAACTTCTGGCAGGCCTATCTGATGATAATTTTCTTCTCGGTAATCGTTCACTGGCTCCCAGCATCCGGATTTGGCCACGGGACAGACATCAGCTACATGATTCTGCCGGCGGCTGTTCTCGGGACAGGGTCAGCAGCCGTAATGATGAGGATGATCCGTTCAAGCATGCTGGATGTCATGGGAAAGGAGTACATCCAGACTGCCCGTGGAAAAGGACTATCTGAAAAAATCGTCATTGTCAGGCACGCATTGAAAAACGCACTTGTTCCGGTTATCACGGTGATCGGTCTGTCGATTGGTTTTCTATTAAACGGCTCGGTTGTTGTTGAGACAATTTTCGGATGGTCAGGCATTGGAAATCTTGTGGTGGACTCAATTCTTTCCCACGACTATATGATGGTACAGGGCTCGGTGCTCTTTGTTGCCGTCATTTTCCTTCTGATCAACTTCTTTGTAGACCTGGTCTACGTTTGGGCTAATCCGGAGATACGCTATGATAAAACTTCTTAA
- a CDS encoding ABC transporter ATP-binding protein, translating into MLKADNLHYVYTSGLIKTVKKTAVCGVELEIFPGETVAVVGESGCGKSTLAKMLVQQLEPVSGEVFFNGTKLTGMSWKNLRKFMGKIQLIPQNPDDVVDPRWTVEKSVAEPFIICGGFSREEISTNVDALFAEVGLSAEHKTRYPHELSGGELQRVVIARALALKPELLVCDEATSMLDVSVQAFIVTMLKEIQMKRGLSLVFITHDLEAAKAVSDRVLVMYAGEIVEEGADVFDRPLHPYTRALLDAARYMSLEVVVPEEIGELPYGFSGCSYYRLCRERMDACKKPQKLQDVSGRLVRCWKSKCGSPKN; encoded by the coding sequence ATGCTTAAGGCAGATAATCTGCATTATGTTTACACCTCAGGATTGATTAAAACAGTCAAAAAGACAGCTGTCTGCGGCGTTGAGCTTGAGATCTTTCCGGGTGAAACGGTGGCTGTTGTCGGTGAGTCGGGGTGTGGTAAATCAACGCTTGCAAAGATGCTTGTCCAGCAACTTGAGCCGGTTTCCGGGGAAGTGTTTTTTAACGGGACGAAATTGACCGGAATGAGCTGGAAGAATCTTCGAAAGTTTATGGGGAAAATCCAGCTGATTCCCCAGAATCCGGATGATGTGGTTGATCCTAGATGGACGGTTGAAAAATCGGTTGCCGAGCCATTTATCATTTGCGGAGGTTTTTCCAGAGAGGAGATTTCAACAAATGTAGATGCCCTGTTTGCAGAAGTAGGGCTTTCTGCGGAACACAAGACCCGATATCCTCACGAGCTTTCAGGAGGGGAACTGCAGAGGGTTGTAATTGCCAGAGCACTTGCTCTGAAGCCTGAGTTACTGGTCTGTGACGAAGCGACCTCGATGCTTGATGTGTCGGTGCAGGCTTTTATTGTGACGATGCTCAAAGAGATTCAGATGAAACGCGGTCTCAGCCTGGTGTTTATTACACACGACCTGGAGGCGGCGAAGGCTGTTTCCGATCGGGTACTGGTGATGTATGCAGGTGAGATTGTTGAGGAAGGGGCGGATGTGTTTGATCGACCATTGCATCCTTATACGCGTGCTCTCCTGGATGCAGCACGGTATATGTCACTTGAGGTTGTGGTGCCTGAGGAGATCGGAGAACTTCCTTATGGTTTTTCAGGTTGTTCCTACTACAGATTATGCCGTGAGAGAATGGATGCGTGTAAAAAGCCACAGAAATTACAGGATGTCTCAGGTAGATTGGTGAGGTGCTGGAAATCAAAATGCGGCAGTCCAAAAAACTAA
- a CDS encoding ABC transporter ATP-binding protein — translation MSDVLLKVSDVSVTIPTEQGTVHAVDDATFSINKHEVFSLIGESGSGKSILGQAIMRLLPPNAMFSGKVELEGMEISALSEKEMQKVRGKMVSSIAQNPYLAMNPGIRVGTQVAEPMQAHLGMSKEDAKSRTCQALKYFDIIPPEVREREYPFQYSGGMLQRAMVAMGTAADPELIIADEPTKGVDVLKKRNIAAIFQKVASKGCAFLLITHDVGFARAMSDRIAVNYCGQIIEIAEKEPFFKEPLHPYSQALLDAVPERGMHPIPGPSPSMIEVPEGCRFHPRCPHKTDRCLKNPPVVEINGRCVRCWMYA, via the coding sequence ATGTCTGATGTATTGCTAAAAGTATCCGACGTTTCTGTAACAATCCCGACTGAGCAGGGAACGGTTCACGCGGTTGATGATGCAACATTTTCGATTAACAAACACGAGGTTTTTTCACTGATTGGGGAGTCAGGCAGCGGTAAGTCAATTCTTGGCCAGGCAATAATGCGGCTGCTTCCTCCGAATGCGATGTTTTCCGGCAAAGTGGAACTTGAAGGTATGGAAATTTCAGCTCTTTCCGAGAAGGAAATGCAGAAAGTCCGCGGCAAAATGGTTTCATCAATTGCTCAGAACCCATATCTTGCAATGAACCCCGGAATAAGGGTTGGCACTCAAGTTGCAGAGCCAATGCAGGCACATCTTGGAATGAGTAAAGAAGATGCAAAGTCAAGAACATGTCAGGCTCTGAAGTATTTCGATATCATCCCTCCTGAAGTGCGGGAAAGGGAATACCCGTTCCAGTACAGTGGCGGAATGTTACAAAGAGCAATGGTTGCAATGGGAACGGCTGCAGATCCTGAACTCATTATCGCTGATGAACCGACAAAAGGCGTTGATGTGCTTAAGAAGCGCAATATTGCAGCAATTTTTCAAAAGGTTGCCTCTAAAGGCTGTGCGTTTCTTTTAATTACGCATGATGTAGGTTTTGCCCGAGCGATGTCAGACAGAATCGCGGTAAACTATTGCGGACAGATTATAGAGATCGCAGAGAAGGAACCGTTTTTCAAAGAACCTTTGCATCCGTATTCACAGGCACTTTTAGACGCGGTGCCGGAGCGTGGCATGCACCCGATTCCAGGCCCGTCACCTTCGATGATTGAGGTGCCGGAAGGTTGCAGGTTTCATCCTCGATGTCCGCATAAAACGGACAGGTGCCTGAAAAATCCGCCGGTTGTGGAAATAAACGGAAGATGTGTGAGGTGCTGGATGTATGCTTAA
- a CDS encoding class I SAM-dependent methyltransferase: MKDKITEHWNKISPNYRKMYRDHLDEEILLMQKLFSEKLPAGKKLNVLDIGTGPGIQAFVFAEMGHNVTALDISEEMLARAKEGAKDRNLSIRFVAGDGENLPFEDCMFDIIVNMHLLWTLTDHDKFFSECLRVLVPGGRILAIDGQWFQPGYVPNRNYNPEERNHDELIEYLPLYDSNSPEMVTAIMENNGFFEVSCKSLPEYAEYMKRCDPEGYDYLSVPYLATGIKH, encoded by the coding sequence ATGAAAGACAAAATTACAGAACACTGGAACAAGATTAGTCCGAATTATCGGAAAATGTATCGTGACCACCTTGATGAAGAGATTCTCCTGATGCAAAAACTCTTTTCAGAGAAGCTGCCAGCTGGTAAGAAACTCAATGTCCTTGATATTGGAACAGGGCCTGGCATCCAGGCATTTGTTTTTGCCGAAATGGGACACAATGTTACTGCTCTTGACATCTCGGAAGAGATGCTTGCACGTGCAAAAGAAGGGGCAAAGGACCGCAATTTGTCAATCAGGTTTGTTGCAGGTGACGGAGAAAACCTGCCTTTTGAAGATTGTATGTTCGATATTATCGTAAACATGCACCTTCTCTGGACGCTAACGGACCATGACAAGTTCTTCAGTGAATGCCTGAGAGTCCTGGTGCCAGGGGGCAGAATTCTTGCAATCGATGGCCAATGGTTCCAGCCAGGATACGTCCCAAACAGAAATTACAACCCGGAAGAAAGAAATCATGATGAGTTAATTGAATATCTTCCGCTTTATGACAGTAACTCACCTGAAATGGTTACAGCCATCATGGAAAATAACGGGTTTTTCGAGGTCTCCTGTAAATCTCTTCCCGAGTATGCAGAGTATATGAAAAGATGCGATCCGGAAGGTTATGACTATTTATCTGTCCCGTATCTTGCCACCGGAATAAAACATTGA